In the genome of Chelmon rostratus isolate fCheRos1 chromosome 24, fCheRos1.pri, whole genome shotgun sequence, one region contains:
- the atg13 gene encoding autophagy-related protein 13 → MDSGLSPQDKKDLDKFIKFFALKTVQVIVQARLGEKICTRSSSSPTGSDWFNLAIKDIPEVTHEAKKALAGQLPGIGRSMCVEISLKTSEGDSMELETWCLEMNEKCDKDIKVSYTVYNRLSVLLKSLLAITRVTPAYKLSRKQGHDYVILYRIYFGEVQLSGLGEGFQTVRVGVVGTPVGTVTLSCAYRTNLAFMSNRQFERSAPIMGIIVDHFVDPPCSSQRPANMGQPCNYRAPDEEDGGPFAGVQDSQEVCTTSFSTSPPSQLCTSRLSYQPLALAGTAELCHPAANPNQMLHPGKEGGVVLVPAQPAHGADAHLTVEHAPNTPGSSGEDDGLSQSGEGRRDDGRRSASPADPVESLNAFTRKIGAFVNKPSTQITATSLDLPFAAFAPRGLDSEENDAMVQPPDSPPCPSPLQASLHSQGSEGSGPQDDFVMVDFRPAFSKDDLLPMDLGTFYREFQNPPQLASLSLHISSQSMADDLDSLPEKLAVYEKNIDEFDAFVDMLQ, encoded by the exons ATGGACAGTGGCCTGAGTCCCCAGGATAAAAAAGACTTGGACAAGTTCATCAAGTTCTTTGCTTTGAAG ACTGTCCAGGTGATTGTCCAAGCTCGGCTTGGAGAGAAAATATGCACTCGTTCTTCCTCGTCACCCACTGGCTCTGATTGG TTTAATTTGGCCATCAAAGACATCCCAGAGGTGACTCATGAGGCCAAGAAGGCACTGGCTGGTCAGCTTCCTGGCATCGGACGCTCCATGTGTGTGGAGATCTCTCTGAAGACTTCAGAG GGTGATTCAATGGAGTTAGAGACTTGGTGCCTGGAGATGAATGAAAA GTGTGATAAAGACATCAAGGTGTCATATACAGTCTACAAtcgtctgtctgtccttctgaAGTCTCTGCTGGCTATCACCAGAGTAACGCCTGCCTATAAATTGTCTAGAAAGCAGGGGCACGACTATGTTATATTGTACAG GATTTACTTTGGGGAAGTCCAGCTGAGTGGATTAGGAGAAG GTTTTCAGACGGTGCGTGTTGGAGTCGTTGGCACCCCTGTTGGCACTGTCACACTTTCATGTGCTTACCGCACCAACCTGGCATTCATGTCCAACAG ACAATTTGAGCGATCCGCTCCCATCATGGGGATCATTGTGGATCACTTTGTGGATCCCCCCTGCAGCAGCCAGCGTCCAGCAAACATGGGACAGCCCTGCAACTACAG AGCTCCagatgaggaggatggaggacCGTTTGCAGGGGTTCAGGATTCACAGGAGGTCTGCACCACCTCCTTCTCTACCTCCCCACCCTCTCAG ctgTGTACTTCCAGGTTATCATACCAGCCTCTAGCTCTAGCAGGAACTGCTGAGCTTTGTCACCCTGCTGCCAATCCAAACCAG ATGTTGCATCCTGGGAAGGAGGGCGGGGTAGTGTTGGTTCCTGCCCAGCCTGCTCATGGAGCTGATGCCCATCTGACAGTAGAGCACGCCCCCAACACACCTGGCAGCAG TGGTGAGGATGATGGCCTGTCACAGAGTGGAGAGGGACGGAGGGATGACGGCAGGAGGAGCGCTTCTCCCGCAGATCCTGTGGAGTCTCTCAATGCATTCACAAGGAAAATCGGAGCCTTTGTGAATAAACCCAGCACACAG atcACAGCAACCAGTCTGGACCTGCCATTCGCTGCATTTGCTCCTCGCGGCCTGGACTCAGAGGAGAATGATGCCATG GTGCAGCCTCCAGACTCTCCTCCTTGCCCGTCACCCCTGCAGGCCAGCCTCCATTCTCAGGGCTCAGAGGGATCGGGGCCACAGGATGACTTCGTTATGGTTGACTTT CGTCCGGCCTTCTCTAAAGACGACTTGTTGCCAATGGATCTGGGCACTTTCTACAGAGAGTTTCAAAACCCCCCTCAACTGGCCAGCCTCTCACTACACATTAGCTCCCAGTCGATGGCCGACGACCTG gactCACTGCCAGAGAAACTGGCCGTTTATGAGAAAAACATTGACGAGTTTGACGCTTTTGTGGACATGCTCCAATAG
- the harbi1 gene encoding putative nuclease HARBI1 codes for MAIPIAILDCDLLLHGRGHKTLDRFDLDSVSDNFLLTQFGFPREFILYLVELLREALCRRTQRSRAISPEVQVLAALGFYTSGSFQTSMGDTIGISQASMSRCVSNVTRALVEKAPQFITFNREPSSREQSFQEFQRVAGFPGVLGVLDCVQVTIKAPNSEDSSYVNKKGFHSVSCQLVCDARGLLLSAETHWPGGLKDTEVLERSALYKQLQDTEEGWLLGDRRYPLRKWLMTPVDYPESPADFRYNLAHTATHEIVDRTFRAIQTRFKCLDGTKGYLQYSPERSSSILLACCVLHNASLQSGLDAWTLERTDPLEQPESLEQRPEDRDSQAEELRKQLILKHFS; via the exons ATGGCGATCCCTATAGCCATCCTGGACTGTGATCTACTCTTACATGGTCGAGGCCATAAGACCCTGGACCGCTTTGATCTGGACTCTGTCTCAGACAATTTCCTCCTCACGCAGTTTGGCTTCCCCAGAGAGTTCATCCTGTACCTGGTGGAGTTACTCAGAGAG GCTCTCTGCAGACGTACCCAGAGGTCCAGAGCCATCAGTCCTGAGGTCCAGGTGTTGGCTGCTTTGGGCTTCTACACATCTGGTTCATTCCAGACTTCGATGGGAGATACTATCGGGATCAGCCAGGCGTCGATGTCAAGATGTGTGTCCAACGTGACCAGAGCCCTGGTGGAGAAAGCTCCCCAGTTCATCACGTTCAACAG AGAGCcctccagcagagagcagtcCTTCCAGGAGTTTCAGAGGGTGGCTGGATTCCCAGGAGTTCTGGGGGTGCTGGACTGTGTTCAG GTCACCATCAAAGCTCCAAACAGCGAGGACTCATCGTATGTGAACAAGAAGGGGTTTCACTCTGTGAGCTGTCAGCTGGTTTGCGATGCTAGAGGATTGTTGCTGAGTGCAGAAACCCACTGGCCAGGTGGACTCAAAGACACAGAGGTCCTGGAGAGATCTGCTCTgtacaaacagctgcaggacacagaggagggCTGGCTGTTGG GTGACCGCCGTTACCCTCTCAGGAAGTGGTTGATGACCCCGGTTGACTACCCAGAGTCACCTGCAGACTTTCGATATAATCTGGCCCACACTGCTACACATGAGATAGTGGACAGAACCTTCAGAGCCATCCAGACCAGATTCAAATGTTTGGACGGCACCAAAGGATACCTACAG TATTCTCCAGAGAGGAGCTCGTCCATCTTGCTGGCCTGCTGCGTTCTCCACAACGCCTCCCTGCAGTCCGGTTTGGACGCCTGGACTCTGGAGAGAACGGACCCTCTGGAGCAGCCCGAGAGCCTTGAACAGAGGCCGGAGGACCGCGACAGCCAGGCAGAGGAGCTCCGAAAACAGCTCATACTCAAACACTTCAGCTAG
- the kpnb3 gene encoding importin-5 yields the protein MAEQQQFYLLLGNLMSPDNNVRKQAEETYDTIPGQNKITFLLQAIRDASAAEEVKQMAAVLLRRLLSSSFEEIYPGLTLEMQTAIKTELVTSIQQETSPNIRKKVCDIAAELSRNLIDDDGNNQWPELLKFLFDSVNSDNVGLREAALHIFWNFPGIFGNQQQHYMEVIKRMLVQCMQDQANPQIRTLAARAAASFVLSNESNTALLKHFADLLPGILQAVNESCYQGDDSVLKSLVEIADTAPKYLRPNLEATLQLCLKLCADTNLTNMQRQLALEVIVTLSETAAAMLRKHTAIVAQSVPQMLAMMVDLEDDDEWAMADELEDDDFDSNAVAGESALDRIACGLGGKIILPMIKQHIMQMLQNPDWKYRHAGLMALSAIGEGCHQQMEAILQEIVSFVLLFCSDPHPRVRYAACNAIGQMATDFAPTFQKKFHDKVISALLQTMEDQSNPRVQAHAAAALINFTEDCPKSLLIPYLDSLVQHLHVIMVAKLQELIQKGTKLVLEQVVTSIASVADTAEEKFVPYYDLFMPSLKHIVENAVQKELRLLRGKTIECISLIGLAVGKEKFMPDASAVMQLLLKTQTDFNDLEDDDPQISYMISAWARMCKILGKEFQQYLPVVMGPLMKTASIKPEVALLDTQDMENISEDDGWEFVNLGDQQSFGIKTAGLEEKATACQMLVCYAKELKEGFVEYTEQVVKLMVPLLKFYFHDGVRVAAAESMPLLLECARVRGPEYLTQMWHFMCDALIKSIGTEPDSDVLSEIMHSFAKCIELMGDGCLNNEHFEELGGILKGKLEEHFKNQELRQAKRQDEDYDEQVEETLQDEDENDVYILTKVSDILHSVFSSYKEKVLPWFEQLLQLIVQLICPNRPWADRQWGLCIFDDVVEHCSPSSFKYAEYFLRPMVQSLGDSSPEVRQAAAYGVGVMAQFGGESYRPFCTEAIPMLVRVIQAADSRSKENVNATENCISAVGKVMRFRPECVNVNEILPHWLSWLPLNEDKEEAVHTFDFLCDLIESNNPIVLGPDNSNLPKIFFIIAEGVANESVKSEDACSKRLANVIRQVQVSAGLWTQCVSTLNETQQKAIQDLLNTA from the exons GAGACCTATGACACCATCCCGGGTCAGAACAAGATCACATTCTTGCTGCAAGCCATCAGAGATGCATCCGCTGCAGAGGAG GTCAAACAGATGGCAGCCGTGCTACTGCGGCGGCTCCTGTCATCGTCCTTTGAGGAGATCTACCCGGGCCTGACCCTAGAGATGCAGACGGCCATCAAGACGGAGCTCGTGACCAGCATCCAACAGGAGACCTCGCCAAACATCCGCAAGAAGGTCTGCGACATTGCAGCTGAGCTCTCCCGCAACCTCATCG ATGACGATGGGAATAACCAGTGGCCAGAGTTGCTCAAGTTTTTGTTTGACTCTGTGAACTCTGACAATGTTGGCCTGCGAGAAGCTGCCCTGCACATATTCTG GAACTTCCCAGGAATCTTCggcaaccagcagcagcattataTGGAGGTTATCAAGCGCATGCTTGTCCAGTGCATGCAGGACCAGGCAAACCCACAG ATTCGTACCCTGGCGGCCCGGGCTGCAGCGTCCTTTGTTCTGTCAAATGAAAGCAACACGGCACTGCTGAAGCACTTTGCTGACCTGCTTCCAGGAATCCTGCAG GCAGTGAATGAGTCATGCTACCAAGGAGATGACTCTGTGCTCAAGTCCTTAGTGGAAATTGCAGACACAGCACCCAAATACCTGAGACCCAACCTGGAGgccactctgcagctctgtctgaag TTGTGTGCTGACACCAACCTGACAAACATGCAGAGGCAGTTGGCGCTGGAGGTCATCGTCACCTTATCCGAGACTGCTGCAGCCATGCTGAGGAAACACACGGCCATCGTGGCTCAGAGTG TTCCTCAGATGCTGGCCATGATGGTGGACCTCGAGGATGACGACGAGTGGGCCATGGCTGACGAGCTGGAGGATGACGACTTTGACAG TAATGCTGTGGCTGGGGAGAGCGCTCTCGACAGAATCGCCTGCGGTCTGGGAGGAAAGATCATTTTGCCCATGATCAAACAGCACATCATGCAGATGCTGCAGAACC CTGACTGGAAGTACCGCCACGCCGGGCTGATGGCGCTGTCGGCCATCGGCGAGGGCTGCCACCAGCAGATGGAGGCCATCCTGCAAGAGATTGTCAgctttgtcctcctcttctgctctgaTCCT CACCCAAGGGTACGCTATGCTGCCTGCAATGCAATTGGACAAATGGCCACAGACTTTGCCCCAACCTTCCAAAAGAAGTTCCACGATAAG GTGATTTCCGCCCTGCTTCAGACCATGGAGGACCAGAGTAACCCTCGGGTGCAGGCTCACGCTGCTGCCGCCCTCATCAACTTTACAGAGGACTGTCCCAAATCGCTCCTGATCCCTTATCTGGACAGCTTGGTACAGCACCTCCATGTCATCATGGTAGCCAAGCTGCAAGAG TTGATCCAGAAGGGCACCAAACTGGTCCTGGAGCAGGTGGTGACGTCCATCGCCTCAGTGGCTGACACAGCAGAAGAGAAGTTTGTGCCATACTATGACCTGTTCATGCCCTCGCTCAAACACATCGTAGAGAATGCTGTGCAGAAGGAGCTCCGGCTGCTTCGTGGCAAGACCATCGAGTGCATCAGCCTCATCGGCCTGGCTGTCGGCAAGGAGAAG TTCATGCCTGACGCCTCCGCCGTCATGCAGCTGCTCCTGAAAACCCAGACTGACTTCAATGACCTGGAGGATGACGATCCTCAG ATCTCATACATGATCTCAGCCTGGGCCAGGATGTGCAAGATCCTGGGGAAGGAGTTTCAGCAGTACCTGCCTGTGGTGATGGGCCCCCTGATGAAGACGGCCTCGATCAAGCCAGAGGTGGCCCTGCTCGACA CCCAGGACATGGAGAACATCTCAGAGGATGACGGCTGGGAGTTTGTCAACCTGGGAGACCAGCAGAGCTTTGGCATCAAGACGGCCGGCCTGGAGGAGAAGGCCACTGCCTGCCAGATGCTG GTGTGTTATGCCAAAGAGCTGAAGGAGGGTTTTGTGGAGTACACAGAGCAGGTGGTGAAGCTGATGGTTCCTCTCCTCAAGTTTTACTTCCACGATG GGGTGCGGGTGGCGGCAGCTGAGTCCATGCCCCTGCTGCTGGAGTGTGCACGGGTTCGAGGACCAGAGTATCTCACCCAGATGTGGCACTTCATGTGCGACGCTCTCATAAAGTCCATTGGCACTGAGCCGGACTCCGACGTCCTGTCAGAGATCATGCACTCCTTTGCTAAG TGCATTGAGTTGATGGGAGATGGCTGTCTGAACAACGAGCACTTTGAGGAGCTGGGCGGCATCTTGAAAGGAAAACTCGAGGAGCATTTTAAGAACCAGGAGCTCAGACAAG CTAAGAGACAGGATGAAGACTATGATGAGCAGGTGGAGGAAACCTTACAAGATGAG gatgaGAACGATGTGTACATCCTGACCAAAGTGTCAGACATCCTGCACTCTGTGTTCAGTAGTTACAAAGAGAAGGTGCTGCCTTGgtttgagcagctgctgcagctcatcgTCCAGCTAATA TGTCCCAACAGGCCGTGGGCTGACAGACAGTGGGGTCTGTGCATCTTTGACGATGTTGTGGAGCACTGCAGCCCCTCGTCCTTCAAATACGCCGAGTACTTCCTGCGGCCAATGGTGCAGTCACTGGGCGACTCGAGCCCCGAGGTCCGGCAGGCGGCCGCCTACGGTGTTGGTGTCATGGCTCAGTTTGGAGGCGAGAGCTACCGCCCGTTCTGTACAG AGGCCATCCCCATGCTGGTCAGAGTCATCCAGGCAGCTGACTCGCGCTCCAAGGAGAACGTTAACGCCACGGAGAACTGCATCTCTGCTGTTGGAAAGGTAATGAGGTTTCGGCCAGAGTGTGTCAACGTCAACGAGATCCTTCCCCATTGGCTCAGCTGGCTACCGCTTAACGAGGACAAAGAGGAGGCCGTCCACACGTTTGACTTCCTATGTGACCTCATTGAAAG CAACAACCCCATTGTCCTCGGACCAGACAACTCCAACCTTCCTAAGATTTTCTTCATCATCGCAGAAGGAGTTGCAAACGAATCAGTCAAGAGTGAGGACGCGTGCAGCAAACGGCTGGCAAATGTCATCCGTCAAGTACAG GTGTCGGCGGGATTATGGACACAGTGTGTTTCGACACTGAACGAGACGCAGCAGAAAGCCATACAGGACCTACTGAATACTGCTTGA